ttttccaaaaaattattgatGGAGTTATGTTCTTGCCTCaattcttcaacaaattataaatatataatgacAGTagctgtcagctgtcaaagcgcaacaaaattgaaaataaaaatatcttttatcgAGCTTACGATAATTACTATCTAAAGCGAGTACAAGGCTCAGGGAAACATTTCAGATGGCCTCATTAGACTCCATTATTTCTATTCAATATGTCAAAGTCGGTCACGACCGTACGCGTAATTATGGTTTAGCTACAATGTATTTAAGTCACTTTCACAGGCAACCTTTTATTGATTTAGTATGAATTAATCTTTTGTTCTTGtggacaaaaatattaattagaaCCTAAAGTAATATCGCTTTCAAATCTGCTTCtctttgctttaattttaacaatttcacgTCAaccatattttttccaaaatgtcaaTTAAGGTCCATCCATATGCAAAAATCtatcaacaaaaattcataCAGATCTAAACGTGTGCAAGGTTCgatcataataataaaataaatacctataAACAATATCCACtcaataaaatgacatttagtAGTGAATATTCAGAAATCCTCTGATTGGGTAGCTGTCGTTTTTAGTATAATGTCTTTATATTAGTGGAATTAAAATAATCcaagtattttgttttcatttttgaaacgaATGCAACACtttatatcgttttttttttaattttgcgatcgatttttaatgaagttaggacaataaaaaacataaaaattcggTTAGCAGCAATCTAATAAAATACGCATAgcagtttctaaaaaaaataattataacaaaattatagGTAGGTACAAAAAATTCCTATAATACTTTGTTTAATTTCTAATTTTCCTTCTATAAATTGAGAAATTTGTGTCGCCGCTTATTGAATTCATcgcatttatataaattttatagtcCTGCATATTTTTATCAGCCTTTATCATGTGCATGCAACAGATATCTATACCTGCAATACCAACCAAAATACATATACCAAATTGAAGTTGATAATGTATCtcgaaaagtaatttaaaaattccatacTTTTCTACACAAAATGCAGGTGAATTCAAGTAGAATAAAAAATGGTAGACGTCATTCGATCAATAATAACTTAAGCTAatcatgaattaaaaaaaaataaagaagttgCATGCAGGAAAAAAGACCAAGCTAGAAGCCATTATACTTGAAATCGTATGAGTGAGATGTCTAAATTATTACCCCAACGTactataaaaaaacacaaatgaaTGAGAAGGCGAAACAAGTACCTACCGAAGTATATTCCAAAACGAAACCCACCCATACTATATATTAAAACCTCCATCCATCTTAAAGATACACGTCGTAGCCCAGGTAATAATCCCCCTAAAACACCTTTACACCATAATTCTACCTGTTATGGACTCTATTACCTCTCACTCTAACTGTATAGTCACGCGGAATGAATAAAAACTTATCCAACCCTTAAATGAAGGCGGTGCTTACGAACCCTAAATTGTATGCATGCTTTCCCTCTCTAACAACCGACAACTAAAGccataaagaaaagaaagaaaaatgccATTTTGGTTTTCACCATCACTCTCAACTCAACTTTTGGTGGTTTGTCTCCGTCATTCTAGTGACTCGAATAGACGTTAgcggatattttatttcaacttcaTTCTCAATCTGCGCATTCGAtgtttgttgataaaatataaaaacaaaaaaataataattaaaaacaacgcAACGACGAACGAAACGAACTGCAAAGTGGAAGAGCGGCTGTTGAGAGTTTGTCATTAATCAGTTAGCTAGCGGCAAAGAAGTTCGGTGGACGCGGTTATCGGTTTTCAGCAGAAAATTCACGCCAcggaaaaaagttgaaatttttataagtgcattcatttttttacgcgggcttattaattttataagttttccatctataaaaaaagaaacaatataactgtaaaatttacaatacaatacaaatttattaataaatcatGTTTATTGGTGCTTTAAcggattaacaaaaaaaaaaacacttaatttatttataaacatttacgAGTCATCCTGTATAGATACGGTgtactttggaaaaaaaagaatgtgttGACAGGTGTCaatcaataaacaatttaaatcaaaaatttgtttacccGCAATTAAACGTGGTAAATCAATAATAAAGTGTAAGCATCGTCCAGTTAAGTTAAGTCACATTTTGGATTATAGTGCGctttaaagtgaaaatattgtttaagtgcGAATTCCCATACCACACAAAACCGTGCCTCAATAATTTCGCTCcatcaaaacaataattcttctaAAATCGTATTTAAAGTCCAAGATTGATCTTAAATCCAGCATGGTTTCCTACTATAACTCACTGTCATACTCACAAAAGCACAGTGCCGCTAATCTGCCATATCCCGCCGGTCAACCATGGGCATGGCAATCGAACTACCATCCGCCCCCGAATCATCAATTTCTGGGCGACGTTGATTCACCACACGGAGTCGGACATCATCCCATCCAATATTACAATCACATGTTCGGTAATCATCCATCGACGGCGGACTGGCATGCAACGGAGAACTTTCAAAATGCCACCGCCCAATCGCACTTGTTgcagcatcagcatcaacatcagcagcaccaacaacaacaacacgacCACCACCAGCATCACCAACATCAATCTGGTGCGACGCAACTAAATGATTCGGCAAGTAGTGTGGGGGAGCCCCAAATCGCCGATGGACTACCTTCACCGCCAATTACGGTTTCGGGAAGTGAGATCTCAAGTCCTGGAGCACCAGCATCATCGTCTTCGCCACACGCTAATATGAGTACAAATagcaacaataataacaacaacagcacaacaaataacaacaacaccaGTAGCAACACCACaataaacaacaacacaatCCGATCGTCACCTGTCAAGAGTCCCTACTATGATTGGATGAAGAAGCAGTCTTACACGGCGCAACCAACACCAGGTTAGTAACCGTTTTCTTTAAttccttttcaaattattaaaagcttttgttttttcttaaagcttgattttatatttttttatttaacctttattttaatacccTTTACaagtaatataaaatatttatggtgAGAAAGACTTAAACCAAGGTTTAACGGATCAAGAACATTGCCAGGTTTATCATTTCAAGATCTGTACAAATTATCCCCCGACTTGAATTGTGTTTCTTCGTGCAATAATTTCTCCATTTTGGCAGTAAACTATATGCATTTCCcactaaatttaataaattaggaTTCAGTGAATAAGAAGCTTCAAATTATAAGCAAGTTATTGTTTGTCATGTAACTTTTGtcccttaaatttaaaaaataattaacagagttttaaaaaataaagtcattCTTTGAATGCAgtgattttagcttttttttaagtcttttgacttcaaaaaataactttgacttttaacacaaaatttaagtaaTCTTTAAAAGTCATAACTTGAAGTCAATTTACTAAGTCAATCGACTTAAATTAGACTTCAGtctttttgacttaattttaaatggaagtcaatttttgaactcagtATTATtgacatgagcgcgaccaacgaacgacgaatgaacgaatattcgtcgattttcacatgagagtttttaattcgtcgcgaatgaagtttgactttgacaaccgaaaccaaaacaagaatgatatttttaggttaagtaagcgcgattattttattcgttgcgagtgtggataatgtggaacgcgaagaaagtttgacagttcgtatcatctacaatttttttgcgacgaataaatttgtgttcacattttgtaattcattcgtcgttcgttggtcgctcTCATGTGAATACAGCTTAAGTCATTTGAATGCAGTGATGAATccgatttttgtttgtcaaatttcttcataattttatattgacatttgtatttgaattgagctttttaaaaaatatgtctaCAAAAtacacttacatacatacatatgtatgtatttagatATGTATAATGTTCACTAACATCAATTTCCTTACGTCAAAGCAATTGATTTAAGTCAAAAGTCTACATTGAAATGACTTACATACTTGtcaagtttatatttctatgatttctgagaactttctcagacggattgaaaaaataaacttaattcatttttttttcatttcttttcattCTTTATAAATTGTGTGATAGggaattcttgagaaatcaaatctAAAAATTCTGCTCTCAGATTTCTGACGTTTGCTGTCAGTAATGAATAtgtatgagaaattttgtttatattttagagAATACAGACAATCctgagattttaaaaatttaaattggataacTAACTTTCAAAACCGATTCGCattcaaaattgactttaaagaCTTTATGTAGAGTCAAAAGAGACTGATGTCAAACTGATTTTAAGTCCAACTTATACAAATGACGTTTAACTTTAATGTAAAAAGTCAATGCCAAATGAAGAGTAATCATTTTCAGTCAATTGCTAATCGAAGTGACTTTACGAAATGCGTCAGTAGAAGATTTAAGTCTTTACAACTCTGCTCATACGATTAGAAAAAGTCACCCACTTAAGATTTAATCATGTTCCGAAGCATATTCgttctttaaattataaaatattattcatttaaaaagcttttgattcaaGGTCGACAAACAAGAGGTTTGACGCCGACTTTCTTTAAACCTTTAAAGGTCCTtacacatgagagcgaacaacgaattaAGGAATGggcgaacaaacgtgattttacacatttcaaaaagtcaatttcaaacaagaaCACATttgaattataagaaaccaattgacacttatgttaggataataaaatttgcattttgttctccaaaacaagacaattttgtgaaaacatacaaactgtcaaactctattcgcgttccacatattATCCACACTGCAATGGATAAATTGTTAGCGTACAACTTAACCTCACATTTATACcactcttattttgtttttgtgtgaaagatcatTTCTGAGGAAAGTATagagaaaagggtaattataaactGACAATTCgttgctgtctgcgaatagagttcgtagctcatgtgcaagatgcttaacgTCTTAACTACTGCTATGCATTCATGCATTTCCTAAAGCCTGAAATAAATTCTTGTCGAGTTTCTAGCCCTGAACAGACAATAGTGTCATATAATGGCATAAGGAAACAGTCCaaataaatctatattttttttgaaactgacATTTTATAAGATCGTCAACTCCGTTTACAATATTATGATATTCTATTTCTGTGTATAACATCTacgaaaatgtttattttagctTTTATCGAAGAAAATTTCGTTTCTATACAAATCTCGAAAAAGCGACGGCAAAAATAGGACTATTTTATAATGTGTCACTCAACTTATATTCACTCGTATTTCTAGTATACGAAAAATGTCGTTTATAACAGCAGCGCCACCACAACTTATGTCATGTATGACAGCTATAGTAAATATTGTTGGTGTAACGTTTACCCAAAAAAAAGGCTTTGtcgaaaaaaccaaaaatgacGTTTATAACAGCGCCATCACAACTTATATCATGTATGACAGCTATAGTAAATATTGTTGGTGTAACGTTTGCCCAAACAAGACTTTGTCGGAGAACtcacatatttttcaataacagcTATCCCGGGGAGAtcgtaaaaaaagaacaatagtGCACTTGTAAAAAATAGACCAAGTAACTGAAGTAAAGCTCCTCTAAGGCTGTgtccaaagttttttaaaaataatggtgGGTTGACATTTTATTGCTAAAACCACATTTTCATAAgtgatttcattaaaaaaaatataatttaatgacataaaacataaaacaacaactgttaaaaattgaactaaaacaataaaatcaaaggtctaaactttataatttgtttgtaatgtCAAAATCTAGTCTGaatcaagttttgtttttaaattacattttttctattctattaattttatttgaaaaattgtccATGTCAAATTGACATCTGcattaaaatctaaacaaagttaattttaaaaggtgTACTTTGAAATTCTTCCCTGATAAAGCTGATGAGCTAGCTATCGCCAAGAATTTTCAATAAGAccatatttatgtacatatataaagcGTTATAGCCaagaaaaattctaaaaatgttgatgtttacTTGTGgtgcattaattttgttttattaataaattaaattgaatgtaAACATACCCTCAAGTTAACGTAGCCATACTTCTTTTCTGATGATATAATCCTTACCAAAGAAACATGCTAATTGATGTGAGATCGATCTTTTTGATTCTACAATTTTTGACTACGGCAAATCACGGTATTGGTTCAATATTCTTCGATGTGTGTATGAAGACataaaattccttaaatatttCTGTTCTTAAAATAGTAACATTCCTAATCTGTATGCATTCCTTAAACTTATGTATATCCAAATACATCTACTGATTGATTGATTTATGAATCAAAAAGAGTCCAACATTgacaagttttgattttttctttaatttgtctcTAGTCACATCaggtataaaaatgaatgcagttttatatgttttgacttcagtttgatttattataacttgattcttacactttttttttctttaaatcggGATACGGGATCTCTACATGACACATCGACATAAAGATggctattttatttctttttttcatgatGCTATATCTGACTGTAGGTAGGTTTAATCGGAATTTGAGTCAAAGGAAAAAATAACGACCATCCAAAAAATTTGACACCTTTAATTGGGATACTCTGTTTGACGAAcaccatataattttttttgttgttgttgctgtctcGTTTAAATTcgaatgaacaaaatttaattccattGGAAAGATTTTTGGCTGTCAAAAAGATTTGGcattgcaataaaaataaaaaaaaaaaaacaaagtttaatgcGGGATTTTTAAAACCAGTTAAGGttctttttgtgtatttttatattcagcACCAAGCGTGTCTTGATacgaaataaaagctttaaagcCATATTAAGTATGACAACATAAAGAATGCATTTAGGTAAAAGgttcttaagaattttaatactttttaaccATAAATCATGGCCTCAAAAACAGTTTGATCCTTATTTGACACTATATTGATGATGAggtagttgaaaaaaaaaacaaacatcaaacatctacaaattatgtttttaagtgCAATCAAGACCGGGTTAGAACCAAATTTAAAAgccaaaaagtttgaaaacattaattcttcaattaaataaaaaagtagttaAATAGTTTATCCAATTGTCATTTCTAGTTCTATTGATTAGCTGTCAAAAGAACATTTAATAATGTTTGCTCtgtttaacaatttgtttgatGTTAAAACATGTAATCTCAGAGCCATTTCAactaaacttaaacatttttgtcgaaaatacGACTCTTTTTAAACTCGAACTTTCAATTTTGCATGTAAACGAATTTAACAGTTCAGATCTCAAAAGTGTTATTTACTCGAAGTGTTAAAATCGAACAAACCTCATCTTTAAAAGCAAGTTAGATATTTTACCTTGACTGTGCAATGATCTGTTTGGATcttgataaacaaaaaatagaattattattcAAGTTCCAAACTTTTCGACAACGTatccaaaacacaaaaaaataaaaacagtgcaAATATGTCACAATATAATTTAATCCTaaataattacattcctatAAAAATATGATCGTGCTTATGTTAAtgttaaatcacaaaatttgTTGTGTACTTTTTTATACTATGTGTTAAATctgttaaatatttactttgcacctatacaacaacaacaaatacaagtttttccaaattatgGTTTACCAAATCccttttaatttatattcacCATACTCAaaatatatgcaaaaaaaacaacattatatttattaccatccacacaacaaaaaaaacaaccccaAATCGAATAACCTTAGGTATCTAAttctaaaataaacaattcataACCTAAAAGATCAGAGTTTGTTATCTTTTGTCATGATATTTAACCAACGATTGCACTACAAACGTGGACgccatatatatttataaaagttcctataaaaagaaaaaaaaagatttatataaGGCACTTATTTGTTCAGTAAAcaccatttaaaaaaacgtgtagcatttttaaaatgtgtttttcttatCGTTCTACATATTTATCCGAAACAACACACAAATTCTCAAAATTTAcccaaaatctaaaaaaataagaaagcaaTTTCAATTGTCTCTTATGagataacttattttaaatctaaCAAAGTGTAAACCTCaccttataaaaattttaaattggtataTAGGccacataaaaatataaactattagttgttattattatttaattatagtaTAGTAgtaatttatcaataaatacataaatttgaaaattataaataagatTAAAGTAGTACGCcataataattttgacattaattttgtggtttaaatttATGACAGCGAAATCAACGCAGGGGGTATATAGAGGGTGcgtatacaataataataatttatttaaaacaagccAATTTGGTTTATATGTGgacataattatatttatgataaatagcaataatataatataatatagaaACAAATCACTGCTACCGTATTCTTTTTTACAATTgaacaatataataatttaacaatatatataggtacctaattaattattattactgcCTACTTTGTTTTATATGACaagcttctttatttttttatattcaagcaTTATCTGTCATAATTTCATAAATTATCATAACCATAACTGTCAAAGGAAGAAGTGTGTATGGGGTGTACATATATACCTATAGTGATTGCACGAGAccaatataattcaaaaataccgattaaacataaatatttattttagttaaatcattttgaagaatcATAAATGATGAGACCTGTCAAAATCAATACACATAAATATTATGTGCATCGATTGTGATTTGCATTGACAGTGTATATGATTCATtttattctaagaaaaaaaactttgataacAGAACGCACCCACCCACGTTCAGAGTggaaaaattgttgataaacTATTTCCGTTTatcatccatttttaaaacaaaatggagCCTATCAAAAATGGCGTCTTTgtctaaataaaaaactatgagATATGAGTGCAATATTCATAATGCTCCCTTCACATTGTCCCTATAAtgtcaatataattttataaatgtatcaCTATTCAGATATGACTTTTTATATATAGAAGTTGATTTAAAGCAAatataatttatgattttttattgcACATTATTGGTTTGTAGGtttatttacaataataaaTCTGTACATTTCAATAATTGATGATTATGGTTATTAActcttaaatgtcaaataaagatTGACAGGTCTCGATGGAGTTTTAAGTTgatttaaactgtcaattttttttgttctaaattatttttaataaaatttgtacttCTCTTTCTTCACAAGGACAagtgataaaattttaaaatcatttgaaagTCAAATATTAAGaaagaaagtaaaatatttgcttaacCTATGTATAAATACGAGTACCTTGAAGAATcaattattgttatattttatgtGCGTCATTGTCGCTAGAGATTGTTTTATTAGATgcccattttttcttttatttctttatttttattgcagtaatataatatgaatttttattgataTCATTGTAATTAATGGAACACACacaatgtatgtacatataggTACACATATTTatatcattttgtttatttcctcTCCTGATTAAATCAgctaatctaatctaaatcaATTCTTATTGCCACACCTTTATAATATTTAGCTTTTTAGATATGTGAATACGAAATGTCAAATACACAGAATTGAAATCCAAAATGTCGCCTAGATAACCAAAAAAGTTTGTgagaatgaaaa
This window of the Eupeodes corollae chromosome 3, idEupCoro1.1, whole genome shotgun sequence genome carries:
- the LOC129952704 gene encoding homeotic protein caudal — encoded protein: MVSYYNSLSYSQKHSAANLPYPAGQPWAWQSNYHPPPNHQFLGDVDSPHGVGHHPIQYYNHMFGNHPSTADWHATENFQNATAQSHLLQHQHQHQQHQQQQHDHHQHHQHQSGATQLNDSASSVGEPQIADGLPSPPITVSGSEISSPGAPASSSSPHANMSTNSNNNNNNSTTNNNNTSSNTTINNNTIRSSPVKSPYYDWMKKQSYTAQPTPGKTRTKDKYRVVYTDFQRLELEKEYCTSRYITIRRKTELAQSLQLSERQVKIWFQNRRAKERKQNKKRDDPMSAVVQHSDLASYMDTKPKIEPGLHHLQHSLHPMSSMAMNMPMSLHHHHSVLHHGHHPLAVPPAPQHLHQTHSQMSTAVAASVGALSM